One stretch of Plodia interpunctella isolate USDA-ARS_2022_Savannah chromosome 10, ilPloInte3.2, whole genome shotgun sequence DNA includes these proteins:
- the Pka-R1 gene encoding cAMP-dependent protein kinase type I regulatory subunit isoform X1 — translation MEEEQCLHECENYIQSHNIQLLLKDCIVQLCVNKPENPVTFLRQYFQKLEREQVKAAAAAAASSEGEADGELSPLPVPGGQPPRRRGGISAEPVTEEDATSYVKKVVPKDYKTMGALSRAIASNVLFTHLDESERADMFDAMFPVQCLPGETVIRQGDEGDNFYIIDSGEVEVLVNGEPVTTIGEGGSFGELALIYGTPRAATVRARSPLKLWGLDRDSYRRILMGSTIRKRRMYDEFLSRVSILESLEKWERLTVADALEPVSFNDGETIVRQGEPGNDFYIIVEAKGTNGDVRGDQGGHRTSHSSITSRRVKFIGHPTKVVRWCCSSAAGADRRRAWEWRWAGSGPPTTSARSRCCWTGRAPPPCAPPARSSASSWTAPGSREYWGYALTY, via the exons ATGGAAGAGGAACAATGTTTACACgaatgtgaaaattatatcCAAAGTCATAATATTCAATTGTTGCTCAAGGACTGTATAGTCCaattatgtgtaaataaaccTGAAAACCCGGTTACTTTTCTACGACAGTATTTTCAAAAGCTAGAAAGG GAACAGGTGAAAGCGGCGGCGGCAGCAGCAGCGTCGTCTGAGGGTGAAGCAGATGGAGAACTGTCTCCATTGCCAGTGCCTGGCGGACAGCCTCCTAGACGTCGAGGTGGTATTAGTGCTGAACCTGTAACTGAGGAAGATGCTACAAGTTATGTGAAGAAG GTGGTGCCAAAAGATTATAAAACTATGGGTGCTCTGTCAAGGGCAATAGCATCTAATGTACTGTTTACACATCTAGATGAATCAGAGAGAGCAGACATGTTTGATGCAATGTTCCCTGTGCAATGTCTCCCAGGTGAAACTGTAATCAGACAGGGGGATGAGGGTGacaacttttatataattgattcTGGAGAAGTTGAA GTTTTAGTAAATGGTGAACCAGTGACTACAATAGGTGAGGGAGGGAGCTTTGGAGAGCTGGCACTAATATATGGCACCCCAAGAGCAGCAACTGTGAGGGCCCGGTCACCTCTCAAGCTGTGGGGCCTTGATAGGGATTCCTACAGACGCATTCTTATGGGCTCTACAATCAGAAAACGACGAATGTACGACGAGTTTTTGTCAAGAGTTTCAATTCTAG AGAGTCTAGAGAAATGGGAACGTCTAACTGTTGCTGACGCCCTTGAACCTGTGTCCTTTAATGATGGAGAAACTATCGTGCGCCAAGGAGAACCTGGCAAtgacttttatataatagtagaaG CAAAGGGGACTAACGGAGACGTGCGAGGTGACCAGGGCGGTCATAGGACGTCGCACAGCTCGATTACATCAAGGCGCGTAAAGTTTATTGGCCACCCAACCAAG GTTGTGCGGTGGTGCTGCAGCAGCGCAGCGGGTGCGGACAGACGGAGGGCCTGGGAGTGGAGGTGGGCCGGCTCGGGCCCTCCGACTACTTCGGCGAGATCGCGCTGCTGCTGGACCGGCCGCGCGCCGCCACCGTGCGCGCCGCCGGCCCGCTCAAGTGCGTCAAGCTGGACCGCGCCAG GTTCGAGAGAGTATTGGGGCTATGCGCTGACATATTGA
- the Pka-R1 gene encoding cAMP-dependent protein kinase type I regulatory subunit isoform X2, whose amino-acid sequence MEEEQCLHECENYIQSHNIQLLLKDCIVQLCVNKPENPVTFLRQYFQKLEREQVKAAAAAAASSEGEADGELSPLPVPGGQPPRRRGGISAEPVTEEDATSYVKKVVPKDYKTMGALSRAIASNVLFTHLDESERADMFDAMFPVQCLPGETVIRQGDEGDNFYIIDSGEVEVLVNGEPVTTIGEGGSFGELALIYGTPRAATVRARSPLKLWGLDRDSYRRILMGSTIRKRRMYDEFLSRVSILESLEKWERLTVADALEPVSFNDGETIVRQGEPGNDFYIIVEGCAVVLQQRSGCGQTEGLGVEVGRLGPSDYFGEIALLLDRPRAATVRAAGPLKCVKLDRARFERVLGLCADILKRNIAQYNSFVSLSV is encoded by the exons ATGGAAGAGGAACAATGTTTACACgaatgtgaaaattatatcCAAAGTCATAATATTCAATTGTTGCTCAAGGACTGTATAGTCCaattatgtgtaaataaaccTGAAAACCCGGTTACTTTTCTACGACAGTATTTTCAAAAGCTAGAAAGG GAACAGGTGAAAGCGGCGGCGGCAGCAGCAGCGTCGTCTGAGGGTGAAGCAGATGGAGAACTGTCTCCATTGCCAGTGCCTGGCGGACAGCCTCCTAGACGTCGAGGTGGTATTAGTGCTGAACCTGTAACTGAGGAAGATGCTACAAGTTATGTGAAGAAG GTGGTGCCAAAAGATTATAAAACTATGGGTGCTCTGTCAAGGGCAATAGCATCTAATGTACTGTTTACACATCTAGATGAATCAGAGAGAGCAGACATGTTTGATGCAATGTTCCCTGTGCAATGTCTCCCAGGTGAAACTGTAATCAGACAGGGGGATGAGGGTGacaacttttatataattgattcTGGAGAAGTTGAA GTTTTAGTAAATGGTGAACCAGTGACTACAATAGGTGAGGGAGGGAGCTTTGGAGAGCTGGCACTAATATATGGCACCCCAAGAGCAGCAACTGTGAGGGCCCGGTCACCTCTCAAGCTGTGGGGCCTTGATAGGGATTCCTACAGACGCATTCTTATGGGCTCTACAATCAGAAAACGACGAATGTACGACGAGTTTTTGTCAAGAGTTTCAATTCTAG AGAGTCTAGAGAAATGGGAACGTCTAACTGTTGCTGACGCCCTTGAACCTGTGTCCTTTAATGATGGAGAAACTATCGTGCGCCAAGGAGAACCTGGCAAtgacttttatataatagtagaaG GTTGTGCGGTGGTGCTGCAGCAGCGCAGCGGGTGCGGACAGACGGAGGGCCTGGGAGTGGAGGTGGGCCGGCTCGGGCCCTCCGACTACTTCGGCGAGATCGCGCTGCTGCTGGACCGGCCGCGCGCCGCCACCGTGCGCGCCGCCGGCCCGCTCAAGTGCGTCAAGCTGGACCGCGCCAG GTTCGAGAGAGTATTGGGGCTATGCGCTGACATATTGAAACGTAACATCGCGCAATACAACAGTTTTGTGTCACTATCCGTCTAA
- the Dhrs4 gene encoding uncharacterized protein Dhrs4 isoform X2 — translation MGYASRCKIFELVRVPVNSRKEVTREDLLKYGLHTAMIRSKILPIGKINFLKLNAKSHHTKNGRLNGKVAIVTASTDGIGYAIAKRLGDEGASVIVSSRKEENVKKAVETLRGDGIQVEGVVCHVGNSDQRKKLFDTAVKKFGGLDILVSNAAVNPSVSPILETGEDAWDKIFEINVKSSWLLAKEAYPELIKRGGGSIVFISSIAGYQPMSPLGAYSVSKTTLLGLTKAISTEVVHDNIRVNCVAPGIVATKFAAAITSSEPAKEKSLSIVPMDRFGKPSEIASAVAFLASDDASYITGETIVVAGGAYAHL, via the exons atgggatacgcctcacgctgtaaaattttcgagttAGTTCGAGTTCCAGTAAACAGTCGAAAAGAAGTCACACGTGaggacttattaaaatatggacttcatacag CAATGATTCGCTCCAAAATATTGCCTATTggaaaaattaactttttaaaattaaacgcCAAATCACACCATACAAAAAATGGTAGACTAAATGGAAAAGTAGCAATAGTGACTGCATCAACTGATGG CATTGGATATGCCATAGCCAAAAGACTTGGAGATGAAGGAGCATCAGTAATTGTTAGCAGCCGCAAAGAGGAAAACGTAAAGAAGGCAGTTGAAACTCTTCGTGGAGATGGCATCCAAGTGGAAGGTGTGGTCTGCCATGTGGGCAACTCTGATCAGagaaagaaattatttgaCACT gcAGTCAAAAAATTTGGTGGCCTTGATATACTTGTGTCAAATGCAGCAGTCAACCCCTCTGTATCACCTATCTtagag ACTGGCGAAGATGCATGGGAtaagatttttgaaatcaatgtAAAATCCTCATGGTTGCTGGCCAAGGAAGCATATccagaattaattaaaagaggTGGTGGAAGTATAGTGTTTATTTCATCTATTGCTGGATACCAACCTATGAGT cctTTAGGAGCATACAGTGTCAGTAAGACTACACTTCTAGGCTTAACAAAGGCAATATCCACTGAAGTTGTACATGATAATATAAGGGTTAATTGCGTTGCTCCAGGCATAGTTGCAACAAAATTTGCTGCTGCG ATAACCAGCTCAGAACCAGCGAAGGAAAAGTCTTTGTCGATCGTACCAATGGACAGGTTCGGAAAACCTTCGGAGATCGCCAGTGCTGTAGCTTTCTTAGCTTCCGACGATGCTAGTTATATTACCGGCGAGACTATAGTTGTTGCTGGAGGTGCATATGCACATCTCTGA
- the Dhrs4 gene encoding uncharacterized protein Dhrs4 isoform X5 has protein sequence MIRSKILPIGKINFLKLNAKSHHTKNGRLNGKVAIVTASTDGIGYAIAKRLGDEGASVIVSSRKEENVKKAVETLRGDGIQVEGVVCHVGNSDQRKKLFDTAVKKFGGLDILVSNAAVNPSVSPILETGEDAWDKIFEINVKSSWLLAKEAYPELIKRGGGSIVFISSIAGYQPMSPLGAYSVSKTTLLGLTKAISTEVVHDNIRVNCVAPGIVATKFAAAITSSEPAKEKSLSIVPMDRFGKPSEIASAVAFLASDDASYITGETIVVAGGAYAHL, from the exons ATGATTCGCTCCAAAATATTGCCTATTggaaaaattaactttttaaaattaaacgcCAAATCACACCATACAAAAAATGGTAGACTAAATGGAAAAGTAGCAATAGTGACTGCATCAACTGATGG CATTGGATATGCCATAGCCAAAAGACTTGGAGATGAAGGAGCATCAGTAATTGTTAGCAGCCGCAAAGAGGAAAACGTAAAGAAGGCAGTTGAAACTCTTCGTGGAGATGGCATCCAAGTGGAAGGTGTGGTCTGCCATGTGGGCAACTCTGATCAGagaaagaaattatttgaCACT gcAGTCAAAAAATTTGGTGGCCTTGATATACTTGTGTCAAATGCAGCAGTCAACCCCTCTGTATCACCTATCTtagag ACTGGCGAAGATGCATGGGAtaagatttttgaaatcaatgtAAAATCCTCATGGTTGCTGGCCAAGGAAGCATATccagaattaattaaaagaggTGGTGGAAGTATAGTGTTTATTTCATCTATTGCTGGATACCAACCTATGAGT cctTTAGGAGCATACAGTGTCAGTAAGACTACACTTCTAGGCTTAACAAAGGCAATATCCACTGAAGTTGTACATGATAATATAAGGGTTAATTGCGTTGCTCCAGGCATAGTTGCAACAAAATTTGCTGCTGCG ATAACCAGCTCAGAACCAGCGAAGGAAAAGTCTTTGTCGATCGTACCAATGGACAGGTTCGGAAAACCTTCGGAGATCGCCAGTGCTGTAGCTTTCTTAGCTTCCGACGATGCTAGTTATATTACCGGCGAGACTATAGTTGTTGCTGGAGGTGCATATGCACATCTCTGA
- the Dhrs4 gene encoding uncharacterized protein Dhrs4 isoform X4, whose translation MTAMIRSKILPIGKINFLKLNAKSHHTKNGRLNGKVAIVTASTDGIGYAIAKRLGDEGASVIVSSRKEENVKKAVETLRGDGIQVEGVVCHVGNSDQRKKLFDTAVKKFGGLDILVSNAAVNPSVSPILETGEDAWDKIFEINVKSSWLLAKEAYPELIKRGGGSIVFISSIAGYQPMSPLGAYSVSKTTLLGLTKAISTEVVHDNIRVNCVAPGIVATKFAAAITSSEPAKEKSLSIVPMDRFGKPSEIASAVAFLASDDASYITGETIVVAGGAYAHL comes from the exons atgacag CAATGATTCGCTCCAAAATATTGCCTATTggaaaaattaactttttaaaattaaacgcCAAATCACACCATACAAAAAATGGTAGACTAAATGGAAAAGTAGCAATAGTGACTGCATCAACTGATGG CATTGGATATGCCATAGCCAAAAGACTTGGAGATGAAGGAGCATCAGTAATTGTTAGCAGCCGCAAAGAGGAAAACGTAAAGAAGGCAGTTGAAACTCTTCGTGGAGATGGCATCCAAGTGGAAGGTGTGGTCTGCCATGTGGGCAACTCTGATCAGagaaagaaattatttgaCACT gcAGTCAAAAAATTTGGTGGCCTTGATATACTTGTGTCAAATGCAGCAGTCAACCCCTCTGTATCACCTATCTtagag ACTGGCGAAGATGCATGGGAtaagatttttgaaatcaatgtAAAATCCTCATGGTTGCTGGCCAAGGAAGCATATccagaattaattaaaagaggTGGTGGAAGTATAGTGTTTATTTCATCTATTGCTGGATACCAACCTATGAGT cctTTAGGAGCATACAGTGTCAGTAAGACTACACTTCTAGGCTTAACAAAGGCAATATCCACTGAAGTTGTACATGATAATATAAGGGTTAATTGCGTTGCTCCAGGCATAGTTGCAACAAAATTTGCTGCTGCG ATAACCAGCTCAGAACCAGCGAAGGAAAAGTCTTTGTCGATCGTACCAATGGACAGGTTCGGAAAACCTTCGGAGATCGCCAGTGCTGTAGCTTTCTTAGCTTCCGACGATGCTAGTTATATTACCGGCGAGACTATAGTTGTTGCTGGAGGTGCATATGCACATCTCTGA
- the Dhrs4 gene encoding uncharacterized protein Dhrs4 isoform X3, producing the protein MGYASRCKIFELVRVPVNSRKEVTREDLLKYGLHTVLAPIMPECFCTLVIPVVPSALSFCVISAMIRSKILPIGKINFLKLNAKSHHTKNGRLNGKVAIVTASTDGIGYAIAKRLGDEGASVIVSSRKEENVKKAVETLRGDGIQVEGVVCHVGNSDQRKKLFDTAVKKFGGLDILVSNAAVNPSVSPILEPLGAYSVSKTTLLGLTKAISTEVVHDNIRVNCVAPGIVATKFAAAITSSEPAKEKSLSIVPMDRFGKPSEIASAVAFLASDDASYITGETIVVAGGAYAHL; encoded by the exons atgggatacgcctcacgctgtaaaattttcgagttAGTTCGAGTTCCAGTAAACAGTCGAAAAGAAGTCACACGTGaggacttattaaaatatggacttcatacag tgttggcccctatcatgccagaatgTTTTTGTACCTTAGTTATACCAGTAgtgccatctgcgctgagcttttgCGTAATATCTG CAATGATTCGCTCCAAAATATTGCCTATTggaaaaattaactttttaaaattaaacgcCAAATCACACCATACAAAAAATGGTAGACTAAATGGAAAAGTAGCAATAGTGACTGCATCAACTGATGG CATTGGATATGCCATAGCCAAAAGACTTGGAGATGAAGGAGCATCAGTAATTGTTAGCAGCCGCAAAGAGGAAAACGTAAAGAAGGCAGTTGAAACTCTTCGTGGAGATGGCATCCAAGTGGAAGGTGTGGTCTGCCATGTGGGCAACTCTGATCAGagaaagaaattatttgaCACT gcAGTCAAAAAATTTGGTGGCCTTGATATACTTGTGTCAAATGCAGCAGTCAACCCCTCTGTATCACCTATCTtagag cctTTAGGAGCATACAGTGTCAGTAAGACTACACTTCTAGGCTTAACAAAGGCAATATCCACTGAAGTTGTACATGATAATATAAGGGTTAATTGCGTTGCTCCAGGCATAGTTGCAACAAAATTTGCTGCTGCG ATAACCAGCTCAGAACCAGCGAAGGAAAAGTCTTTGTCGATCGTACCAATGGACAGGTTCGGAAAACCTTCGGAGATCGCCAGTGCTGTAGCTTTCTTAGCTTCCGACGATGCTAGTTATATTACCGGCGAGACTATAGTTGTTGCTGGAGGTGCATATGCACATCTCTGA
- the Dhrs4 gene encoding uncharacterized protein Dhrs4 isoform X1, translating into MGYASRCKIFELVRVPVNSRKEVTREDLLKYGLHTVLAPIMPECFCTLVIPVVPSALSFCVISAMIRSKILPIGKINFLKLNAKSHHTKNGRLNGKVAIVTASTDGIGYAIAKRLGDEGASVIVSSRKEENVKKAVETLRGDGIQVEGVVCHVGNSDQRKKLFDTAVKKFGGLDILVSNAAVNPSVSPILETGEDAWDKIFEINVKSSWLLAKEAYPELIKRGGGSIVFISSIAGYQPMSPLGAYSVSKTTLLGLTKAISTEVVHDNIRVNCVAPGIVATKFAAAITSSEPAKEKSLSIVPMDRFGKPSEIASAVAFLASDDASYITGETIVVAGGAYAHL; encoded by the exons atgggatacgcctcacgctgtaaaattttcgagttAGTTCGAGTTCCAGTAAACAGTCGAAAAGAAGTCACACGTGaggacttattaaaatatggacttcatacag tgttggcccctatcatgccagaatgTTTTTGTACCTTAGTTATACCAGTAgtgccatctgcgctgagcttttgCGTAATATCTG CAATGATTCGCTCCAAAATATTGCCTATTggaaaaattaactttttaaaattaaacgcCAAATCACACCATACAAAAAATGGTAGACTAAATGGAAAAGTAGCAATAGTGACTGCATCAACTGATGG CATTGGATATGCCATAGCCAAAAGACTTGGAGATGAAGGAGCATCAGTAATTGTTAGCAGCCGCAAAGAGGAAAACGTAAAGAAGGCAGTTGAAACTCTTCGTGGAGATGGCATCCAAGTGGAAGGTGTGGTCTGCCATGTGGGCAACTCTGATCAGagaaagaaattatttgaCACT gcAGTCAAAAAATTTGGTGGCCTTGATATACTTGTGTCAAATGCAGCAGTCAACCCCTCTGTATCACCTATCTtagag ACTGGCGAAGATGCATGGGAtaagatttttgaaatcaatgtAAAATCCTCATGGTTGCTGGCCAAGGAAGCATATccagaattaattaaaagaggTGGTGGAAGTATAGTGTTTATTTCATCTATTGCTGGATACCAACCTATGAGT cctTTAGGAGCATACAGTGTCAGTAAGACTACACTTCTAGGCTTAACAAAGGCAATATCCACTGAAGTTGTACATGATAATATAAGGGTTAATTGCGTTGCTCCAGGCATAGTTGCAACAAAATTTGCTGCTGCG ATAACCAGCTCAGAACCAGCGAAGGAAAAGTCTTTGTCGATCGTACCAATGGACAGGTTCGGAAAACCTTCGGAGATCGCCAGTGCTGTAGCTTTCTTAGCTTCCGACGATGCTAGTTATATTACCGGCGAGACTATAGTTGTTGCTGGAGGTGCATATGCACATCTCTGA